A window of the Vigna angularis cultivar LongXiaoDou No.4 chromosome 3, ASM1680809v1, whole genome shotgun sequence genome harbors these coding sequences:
- the LOC108326275 gene encoding U-box domain-containing protein 3, with product MHIGQTDTTSVKCLINSISRFIHLVSCQTMKPMPFQKICNNMVGVLKRLKPVLDDVMDHQIPSDVNLCKECEELDKRVNEARDFIEKWSPKMSRIHSVLQGGTLLIKLQSTSLDICHMIVRSLQSPPSVSVLANLQHYIQELQCLKKEIAMVHIEEALRNQRDNIEPCKEHLTEIIELLKLKPNQELLKESIAVEKERLNTEANKMIADIEEINEIVNLVRSLRDYMIKTECPVVKSGLSIPPYFLCPLSLELMLDPVIVASGQTYERQSIQKWLDHGLTVCPKTRQRLTHTNLIPNYTVKAMIATWCEENDVKLSGISDHKKSACVTSSMDNLLPQDLTHDCRVGSLSSSNSISRSSLQTENAFEKQKADNSFRLCGEYNGCQSGAAERCEQESPYTHSRSESFSSSISSTDCAVSKEVSGISNRHQNVKVLSGEITNTCPSPGNKQSGISPWLSGKTFQNPGSNVGLLENGNHNDNNNSDSLSRYDSHSVSNSGSDELTTTSHVIRLIEDLHSQSVETKTTAAEELRLLTKHNQENRVIVGQCGAAMPLLSLLHSDVKVTQEHAVTALLNLSINEENKALIMEAGAIEPLIHVLKTGNDNAKANSAATLFSLSVLENNKARIGRSRAVKALVDLLASGTLRGKKDAATALFNLSIFHENKARIVQAGAVKFLVRLLDDAGGMVDKCVALLSNLSTIPEGRLEIARERGIPLLVEVVESGSQRGKENAASILLQICLHSTKFCNLVLQEGAVPPLVALSVSGTPRAKEKAQQLLSHFRNQREIAASGKGKS from the exons ATGCATATAG GTCAGACAGATACAACTTCTGTGAAATGTCTGATCAACAGCATTTCTCGATTCATTCATCTGGTTTCATGTCAAACAATGAAACCTATGCCCTTTCAGAAGATCTGTAATAATATGGTTGGGGTGTTAAAGCGTTTGAAGCCGGTGCTTGATGACGTTATGGATCACCAAATTCCATCAGATGTAAATCTATGTAAAGAGTGTGAGGAATTGGATAAGCGAGTTAATGAAGCTAGagatttcattgaaaaatgGAGTCCAAAGATGAGCAGGATTCACAGT GTTCTACAAGGTGGTACATTGTTGATCAAGTTACAAAGCACTTCACTAGATATCTGTCACATGATAGTTAGATCCTTACAGTCACCTCCATCTGTATCAGTTTTGGCTAATCTCCAG CACTATATCCAGGAACTTCAGTGTCTCAAGAAGGAAATTGCAATGGTCCATATAGAAGAAGCACTGAGAAACCAAAGAGACAATATTGAACCATGCAAGGAGCATCTGACGGAAATTATCGAGTTACTTAAATTGAAACCAAATCAGGAGCTCTTAAAAGAAAGCATTGCTGTGGAAAAGGAAAGGTTGAACACTGAAGCCAATAAAATGATAGCGGACATAGAAGAAATTAATGAAATTGTGAATCTTGTCCGTAGTTTGCGCGATTATATGATCAAAACTGAGTGCCCTGTAGTCAAGAGTGGTCTCTCAATCCCTCCATACTTCCTCTGTCCTTTATCGTTGGAACTCATGTTGGATCCTGTTATTGTGGCTTCAGGTCAAACATATGAGAGGCAATCCATCCAAAAGTGGCTTGATCATGGGCTGACAGTTTGTCCCAAAACTCGTCAGAGACTTACTCATACAAATCTCATTCCTAATTACACTGTCAAAGCCATGATAGCAACTTGGTGTGAggaaaatgatgttaaactttCTGGTATCTCTGACCACAAAAAATCTGCCTGTGTCACATCCTCCATGGATAATTTATTGCCTCAAGATTTAACTCATGATTGCCGTGTTGGGTCTCTCTCTAGTAGCAATTCCATTTCAAGATCATCTCTTCAAACTGAAAATGCATTTGAAAAGCAAAAGGCTGATAACTCTTTTAGATTATGTGGAGAATACAATGGATGCCAGAGTGGAGCAGCTGAAAGGTGTGAGCAAGAGTCCCCATATACTCACAGCAGAAGTGAATCATTTTCAAGTTCAATTTCTAGTACTGATTGTGCAGTTTCAAAAGAGGTGTCAGGGATATCCAATAGGCATCAAAATGTGAAGGTGCTCTCTGGAGAAATCACAAACACGTGTCCTTCTCCTGGTAACAAACAATCAGGGATATCTCCTTGGTTATCTGgaaaaacatttcaaaaccCTGGATCAAATGTGGGATTGTTGGAGAATGGAAAtcataatgataataataatagtgataGTCTGTCAAGATATGATTCACATTCTGTTTCAAACTCCGGGTCAGATGAATTGACCACCACATCTCATGTCATTAGATTGATTGAAGACCTTCACAGTCAATCAGTTGAAACAAAGACTACTGCTGCTGAAGAATTGAGGCTCCTTACAAAGCATAACCAGGAAAACCGTGTCATTGTAGGGCAGTGTGGGGCTGCCATGCCTTTGCTTTCATTGCTACATTCAGACGTGAAGGTAACACAAGAGCATGCTGTGACAGCTCTACTAAACTTGTCAATTAATGAAGAGAACAAGGCCTTGATCATGGAAGCAGGAGCCATAGAGCCTCTTATCCATGTTTTGAAGACAGGAAATGATAATGCCAAGGCGAATTCTGCAGCAACACTATTCAGCCTCTCAGTACTTGAGAACAATAAGGCAAGAATTGGCCGTTCCAGGGCTGTTAAAGCTTTGGTTGATCTTCTTGCCTCAGGGACTCTTAGAGGAAAGAAGGATGCTGCTACTGCTTTATTTAACCTTTCAATATTTCATGAGAATAAAGCTCGTATAGTTCAAGCTGGAGCAGTGAAATTTCTGGTTCGGTTATTAGATGATGCTGGTGGAATGGTTGACAAGTGTGTTGCTCTTCTGTCAAACCTGTCAACCATTCCAGAGGGCCGATTAGAAATTGCAAGGGAAAGGGGTATCCCCTTACTTGTTGAAGTTGTTGAGTCAGGTTCTCAGAGGGGAAAGGAAAATGCTGCCTCCATTCTCTTGCAAATATGCCTTCATAGTACTAAGTTCTGTAATCTGGTTTTGCAAGAAGGCGCTGTCCCTCCCCTAGTTGCATTGTCAGTATCTGGTACACCAAGAGCAAAGGAAAAG GCACAACAGCTTCTCAGCCATTTTCGCAATCAGCGGGAAATAGCTGCTTCTGGGAAGGGAAAATCATGA